A stretch of the Thalassotalea euphylliae genome encodes the following:
- the ihfB gene encoding integration host factor subunit beta translates to MTKSELIEKLAESLTHIPAKDVESAIKEILELMAQSLSKGERIEIRGFGSFSLHYRAPRTGRNPKTGEAVELSGKYVPHFKPGKELRERVNASFA, encoded by the coding sequence ATGACCAAGTCAGAACTCATTGAAAAATTAGCGGAAAGTTTAACTCACATTCCAGCTAAAGATGTTGAATCTGCTATCAAAGAAATTCTGGAATTGATGGCGCAATCTTTATCGAAAGGAGAGCGTATTGAGATTCGAGGGTTTGGTAGTTTTTCTCTACACTATCGTGCACCACGTACTGGTCGTAACCCTAAGACTGGTGAAGCAGTAGAGCTTTCCGGTAAATATGTACCGCACTTTAAGCCGGGTAAAGAATTACGTGAACGCGTAAATGCTTCCTTTGCTTAG